In Desulfobacter hydrogenophilus, the genomic stretch AGAGAAGAATTATGACATCACAACGCGACCTGAAAATAGCTGTATGGATCATGATCGTTCTTTTAGTCACAGGGATTGTATGTTACGCGTCCTTTTCCTCACCTGTTCCGGATAATCCAGTCAGACTGATGTTTCAGAACAAAGCAGGCAAAGTTTTATTCACTCATCTCATGCACACAGACGATTATTCTTTAGATTGTCTGGACTGCCATCACAACCTCGAAGATGGCGAAATCTACAACTGCAGCGAGTGCCATGAGCAAGAAGGTGATGAAGACATGCCGTCAAGGGCTGACGCATTCCACGCCCAGTGCAAGGGATGCCATGAAGATTATGGTGCGGGTCCGGTAGAATGTAATGCATGTCACGCACAATAATTTTTTCAGGATGACAGATATTGACCTGAATAAATTTAAGGCTTGGCTTAAGACTTTTACAACACTTAAGGACTAATTATGATTAAACGATCTCTTTTCGCTCTATCCAAACCCAGGCTGACGTATGATTTGCTTGATACGTCTGTGCAATCCGCAGATGAGATTGCAGTACCTGGCAGTCTTACCCTTCTTTTGCCTGAAAAAATTGACAGCGCAAAAAAGGCTCTGATCGGCCCGGGAGATGCTGTCAAAAAAGGGCAGAAATTAAAACTCTACGATGACAGCATACCTTATGTTTTATCTCCTGTTGCAGGTACGATTAAGGGATTTGATTCCTATTCCGATGACTTCGGCAACGCAGCGACCTATATATTGGTCAAGCCTGACCCATCGGCCAAAGGCGATGATCAATGGGCCCAGACAGATCTGGTACAAACGCTTGAGTTTGCAGCCGATTATCTTGGACAAATCCCCGGGGCATTGCCCGTTTCAACCCTGACAAACCCAAACTATAATATCAGGACCATTGTCGTGACAGGTGCAGACACAGATATTTTGTGTGATACCTGTCAATTTGTCTGCACCGCATATGCAGGCCTGATGGTCGCCGGGGCCAAAATTCTTAAGGCGATAACCCGGGCCGACCGAATCTGCATTACCGTGCCTGAAAATCTTTCAGCCCAGGTAGATCTTGATGGCTTTAATGTACTCAGAACGTCTGATACATACCCATCTAATTTGCCCGCCATGGTAATGAAAGATCACTTGGGTAAGGAACTTTCACCCGGTGCGACCCCTGAAGATGAGGGTGTCTGTTTTATTCGCCCCGAGGCATTGGTTTCCCTTGCCCGGACTTACGAAACCGGACAACCGGTGTTCGATAAGATCATTACCCTGATTGACAAAGGCGGAAAAAGATGTCGGGTCAAGGCCACCATCGGTACACCGATCAGTAAAATATTTTCCTGTTTTAATGTTCAGATCAATGAACGGGACCGGATCATCATCGGCGGCCCCATGCGCGGCTATGCCACCTATACGGTTCATCACCCCGTGGTTCCGGATATGGATACAATTATTGTTCAAGACAGGGATGTTGTTCCGGAACTTTCGGACAATGCCTGTGTTAATTGCGGTGAGTGCATCCGCGTCTGTCCGGCCAATATACCCGTGAACCTGCTGGTTCGGTATCTTGAAGCAAACCTTTATGAAGAAGCAGCAGACAGGTTCGATCTGGAGTCCTGTATCGAGTGTGGACTTTGCGGCTATGTATGCAGGGCCAGGATTCCTTTATATCAGTATATCCGCTTGGGTAAACATGAACTGTTGACCCTTCGTGAAAATGCTTGAAAGGTGGGAGAAAGCCAATGACAAACACTAAACTGATCGTTTCCCATGCCCCTTTCTGGCATAACGGAGACACCCTGTTTCAACAGAATCTGAATTTCATTATCGCCCTTATACCGGCCGCACTTTTCGGTATTTTACATTTTGGTGCGCCTGCTATAGGGGTGTTGACCCTTGCGACGTCATCAGCCATGCTCTGGGAAGTAATCATGTCGGTCCTCTCCAAGAAAAAAATGGCCATAGGCAATATGGAATCCGCAGTCATCGGCCTGCTGTTCGGTATGATGGTTCCGGCCACAATGCCTTGGTGGGTTGTAATCACCGGCACATTTATAGCAGTAATCCTGGGAAAATTTGTATTTGGTGGTACCGGCGGTAATCCTTTCCACCCAACGCTGGTCGGTATTGCCATTCTCACGATGTCCTGGCCCGCTTTCTTAGACTTTGATACGGCTTATGTATCGTACCAGTTTGATTTTACTGCCCTTGCACCCTTGGTCGCGCTGAAATCCCAGGGCACATCCGCTCTGGCCTCATTTTCCAATTATGATCTACTCATGGGCAATGAAGTAGGCGGTATTGGTTCCACCTTCGGGCTTGGCATCATCATAGGCGGAATTTATTTGATGCTAACGGGCTATTCCCGCTGGGAAATTGTAGTGGCGTTCATTGCTGGGGTATTAATTACCGCAACAATTTTCTTTGCGCTCCATCCCGACGCATATGCCCCCCCCCTGTTTCACCTGTTTGCAGGGTATACCCTTTTAGGTGCCTTCTTCCTGGCTGTGGAAAATTCATCTTCACCAGTTAATCGCATTCCTATGCTGATTTACGGATTTTTAGGTGGATTTATGGTTATCCTGGTCCGCAATATCGGTATTTATCCGGACGGAACGGTCCTGGCCATCTTGTTGATCAACCTTATCAATCCGCTGATTGATATAATAAGACCCAAAGCACTTGGAAAGGGGGTATCCAATGCGTGAGATGTTAAGTATGATAGTGGTGCTAACCGTTCTTACGGCAGTATCCGGCGGCCTCCTGGCAGCTGTTAAGGTGAAAACTGAGCCTCAAATTGAAGAACAGGTACTTAAATTTCAAAAAGCGCCTGCCATCGAAGCAATTTTTGCGGATGCCACCAATGACCCTATCCAAGAACGATTTAACGTCAAGGCTGAAGGCATTGAACTACAGGTTTTTCCAACCACTTTGACAGATGGGGTAAAAGCTGTTGCATTTGAAGCAAAAGGAACCGGATTCGGCGGTCCCATCGGGTTGATGATGGGTGTAAACCTTGACACCGATGAAATCATTGCCGTTCGGGTGACCACCCACTCTGAAACACCGGGTATCGGTTCCAGAGCCAAAGAGGACCTCTCTTTTGTCACCCAGTTTGCCGGCATGACCATGGCATCAAATTTTGGTATAAAAAACCAGGGCGGCGACATTGATGCCATGTCCGGGGCTACGGTGACATCCGTTGGTGTCAGCCAGGCCGCAGTGGCAGCCCAGGATTTATATAAGAAACTGAAACCTGAAATTGTTAAACATATGAATTAATAAGGTCGTTCAGGAGAGATAATTATGGCACAATCCCTGGTAAAAGAATTCACAAAAGGACTTTGGGTTGAGATACCTCTATTCCGCCTTGTCCTTGGGCTATGCCCCGCCCTTGCCGTGACCAAAACGTGTGAGAACGGCATCGGTATGGGAGTGGCGACTACCTTTGTCCTTTTGTTCTCAAACATTTTAGTCTCCATGCTTAGAAATATAATCCCCACCAAGGTCAGAATTGCCTGCTACATCGTTATTATTGCCACCTTTGTAACCATCGTGGAATTCATGATGCAGGCATATATGTATGAACTGTTCCTGAAACTGGGTATTTTCATTCCTCTAATCGTTGTAAACTGTATCGTACTTGGCCGGGCCGAGGCATTTGCCGGAAAAAATACCGTGCTGCCGTCTGCTGCCGACGGTCTTGGCATGGGTATTGGGTTTACCTTAGCACTGTCCTCCCTTGGGGCGGTACGCGAGCTTATCGGTGCAGGCACCCTGACCGTGTGGGGCGGTACCCCGCTGTTTACAATCGGGCATGGCTATATTCCCTTTCAATTCATGGTTGAAGCTCCGGGCGCATTTATCGGCCTGGGCCTGATGCTCTGCCTGATGAACCTCATCGGACAAAAATAAGGTAAGGAGATTTATAACATGGGTGATTTATTTGTTCTGGCAATTAGCTGCATTTTCATCAACAATATTCTCCTTGCTCAATTCTTAGGCAACTGTCCCTTTTTGGGTACCTCCAAAAAGATGGAAACTGCTGTGGGCATGGGCATGGCGGTTGTATTTGTTCTGGTCATGGCAGGCATGATAACCTGGATCGTAGACACGTATCTACTTAAAGCGCTGGATGTTGAATTTCTACGGACTGTGTCCTTTATTTTGGTTATAGCCTCTCTGGTTCAATTCGTGGAAATGTTTTTAAAAAAGAGTATCCCGGGGCTGTATGCAGGCTTGGGCATATTTCTTCCACTGATTACAACTAACTGCGCGGTGATGGGCGTGTGTCTGATCAACATCAAGGACGAATACAGCTTTATTGAAGCCTTGGTGTCCTCGTTTTCCTATGCCGTGGGTTTTGGTCTTGCCCTGGTTCTGTTTGCAGGCGTCAGGGAACGGGTCATCCTCGCCAGGGTGCCCAAACCTTTACAGGATACCTCCATTGGTCTTATGACCGCCGGCATGATCGCATTGATCTTTACCGTCTTCAGGGGCATGGTTTAGTTTAACACAAAAAATAATATAAGGTGATTGTATGATTCCAGCTATACTGCTAATGCTGGGCATTGGCGCAACATGCGGCATCGTGCTCAGTCTTTCCTCCAAAATCTTTTATGTGTATGAAGACCCCAGAATTGCACAGGTAGAAAACAATCTTGCAGGCGCCAACTGCGGTGGCTGTGGATATGCGGGTTGTTCTGCAGCCGCAGAAGCCGTTGTGTTAGGCAAGGAACCCCCAACCGTTTGCGTTATCAATTCCAAAGAAGGGGTTGAAGCTGTTTCTCGTATCATGGGTGTGGATGCGGGTGCTGCTGAAGCTCCGTTATCCTACAACATGTGCGAGGGCGGCAACCGGGCTGCTAACAAGTACCATTATATGGGTGTGTCATCATGCAAAGCCATGGCCGCTGTCTTTGGCGGACACAGGGTTTGTACAGTTGGTTGCATTGGTCTTGGGGACTGTATCAAGGCATGCCAGTTCAGTGCGCTTCATATGGGACCGAATGGTTATCCCGTGGTTGATGACAATAAATGCGTTGGCTGTGGCGCCTGCCAGAAAGCCTGCCCCAAAGATATTATTCAAGTCAAGACCCTGAGCGAAAAACTAATGGAATTCAACCAGGAGCAAGGTGCTTTGGCACCGTGTTCCCAGACTTGTCCTGCTGAAATCAATATTCCAAAATATATCAGTGAAATAAAAGCCGGTAAATATGACGAAGCGGTTCAGACCATACGCATGAGAAACCCCCTTCTCCTTTCCTGCGGAAGGGTATGTCCTCATCCTTGTGAAGATATGTGCAGAAGAGGTATTGAGGATGAACCGGTTTCCATTAACCAGCTCAAACGCTTTGTTGCTGACTATGAAATGAATTCTGGTTCCCGGATCCCGATTACCTGTGCCCCTGATACCGGTAAAAAAGTGGCTGTAATTGGCGGCGGACCTGCCGGACTTTCCTGTGCATATTTCTTAAGACGGATCGGTCATCAAGTCGATATTTTTGACGCTATGCCAAAACTTGGCGGTATTATTAGATACGGCATCCCAGAGTACAGACTTCCTAAAAAGGTTCTGGATTGGGAAATCCAGGGAATTCTCGATTTAGGAATAAATGCCTTTACCCAAGTTAAATTCGGATCAGACTTTGGACTAAGCTCTTTGGTAGCCACGGGATACCACGCCGTTTTCATGGGAATTGGTGCCTGGAAAGATTATGCCCTTGGCATTGAAGGGGAAGACCTTAACGGATGCTATAAGGGAATTGACTGGCTTTCGAAATTTGCTAGTGGTCAGGAAATGAAATTAGGGAAAAGCGCTGCTATCGTCGGTGGTGGAAACAGTGCCATTGACTGCGTCAGGACACTGATGCGGCTGGGTCTTGAAAAAGTGTACATTGTTTACAGAAGAACCCGGAATGAAATGCCTGCCAATGCAGTGGAAATTGTTGCAGCAGAAGAGGAAGGCATTGATTTTGTATTCCTTGCAGCCCCCACACGGGTCATTGGAGATGATGAGGGCAAAGTTAAAGGCCTTGAATACCTGCAGATGGAACTAGGTGAACCGGATGCATCCGGTAGAAGGCGGCCTATACCGATTGAAGGGTCTGAAACGGTACTGGATGTTGATATGGTCATCTCTGCCATTAGTCAGGCACCGGACCCCTCTTTTAAGGACAATGATTCAACTCCGAGAATGAAAGATCTGGAGATGACCCGTTGGAATACCATTGACAACAATCCTGAAACCCTGCAATCTTCAATCCCATATATTTTCACTGGGGGGGATTCTGCAACCGGGCCTTCCCTTGTTGTTACTGCCATTGGCGGCGGAAGGCGTGCAGCCCGCTCCATTGACCTGTTCCTGAAAGGAAAACCGGTTGAACCGGTCGAAAATTCCTTACAAGGAAAAAGAATCCCTGAATCTATTTTCAAAAAAGTTGACGGCATAACGCCCAGCAAACGGGCTAAAATGCCGGAAATACCGGTTAGCCAGAGGCTGGATTCAATGATTGAGGTCGATCTGGTTCTGCCCGAAGACCAGGCTCTTGCCGAGGCCGATCGCTGTCTGAACTGTTGCAGGATCTGCTACAATCCTGATACAGAATTTCCCATTGCCAAATAATTTGGCACCAAGAAAAAGTTAAACATACGGGTCTGACCGCATTTGCGGCAGACCCGTTTTAATTTCAACGCTTAAAGACAAACACATAATTAAACGATTCCCAAGAAAAAATTGAAATGCCGAAACAGGACCAATCGCCAAAAAAAAAGCCGGATAAGCCCCATAAAAAGATAAAAAAAACCGTCTTGTTTTCGGCTATATTCTGTGTGTGCTTTGCTGCGGTAGCCGGTGCCGCTATGCTTTGGATGTTTTTTTTTATTAAGGCCCCCGCAGGGACACGTTCTCAACCGGTTACCTTCACGGTATCTTCCGGCCAACATTTATCCATCATAGCCCAAAATCTTAAAGACCAGGATTTAATTTCAAATCTAATTGCATTTAAACTTTATGTCCGAATAAAAAAGGCAACGACTCGGATAAAGGCCGGAGAGTACGAAATGAACACCGGTATGAGCCCACAAACCATCGTAAACATTCTAACGTTAGGTAAGAACAAACTATACCGGCTAACGATCCCCGAAGGGCTGAACATGGAAGAAATTTCGACGCTCGCCCAGGAAGCCGGTTTGTGTTCCCGGAAGCAATTTTTATCTTTATGCAATGATCTTGAATTTATCAATCAGTTGGAATTACCGGGTATGACATTAGAAGGCTATTTGTTTCCGGATACCTATTTTTTTTCCAAGGAGACCGACTGTAAAACCTTAATCAAAAAAATGATATATACCTTTAACAAAACATTTAATGACAAGTGGAAAGCCCGAGCGAAAAAGATAGGCTTAAGCGTCCATGAAGTTATCATCCTTGCCTCAATAATTGAAAAGGAGACCGGCAATGGGAAAGAAAGGTCTATCATTTCATCGGTCTTCCATAATCGACTAAAACGCCAGATGCGACTTGAAAGTGACCCTACAGTAATTTACGGGATTTCTGATTATCACGGAAGAATTCGATATAAACATTTAAGGCGTGTCACACCCTATAACACCTACAAGATAAATGGACTTCCGGCCGGACCCATTGCCAATCCAGGCGCCCAAGCCCTAAAGGCAGCCCTGTATCCTGCCCAGACAAACTACCTTTTCTTTGTATCAAAAAACGACTCCACGCATAAATTTTCAACCAACCTGAAAGACCACAACAAGGCAGTTAAAAAATACCAGCTTAACCAGTGACTACCCCAGATTTAATGATCAAACCTTTTAAGATAAACAAGCACGGCACCGAATTTTGATTTCTTTGCGCCCTCCCATTTAAAATATAGGACAATATTTTCCTTTTTCATCTCCTTTAGCAGGTCCTCCACCACATGGGGAAGCACAGGAGCGCCCTCGGAGTGAAGTCCTTTGCCCACAATAATGCGCAGTGTAAAAAAACCCTGAACATGGGCACTTGAAATAAAAGAGCGGGCTTTGAGCTGGGCGCCGATGGCTGTGAACCCGTGGAGGTCAAGATTTGCTTCGGGTGGCGGGTAACGCTTGAGCCTTCGTTTCAAGGGCATAGGCTTAGGTGTATGGCGGGGGGGACGATTATGTTCAAGAAAGGCTTTCAGCAGGGTTGAAAACGGCTCTTTGGATTCAGGCGCTGTCAGCCCCTGTTCTGCAGTCTTATCATCAGATGACGTATGGTGGCCAATATTTTTATTCATCCAGGTCTCATAATCATCCAGAAAAGGCAGGCCATGTTTATTTAAATTTTTTTTGGGTTCAACAGAATTTTTTAACTTCTCCTTATTTTCTTTTAAATCCTCTTCGCCATCCATTAAAAATGCTTCTATAAAATCTGTGTCCGATGCCAGCTTAGGCAGATCCTTTTTATGCTTTAATTTTTGTTTATTTTTCCTGGTATTTTTCTTTGTCATAATAGCTATCTTACTTGAAAAACAGGTTGTTTTCAAGGTGCTACCTTTGTTTGCCGGATTTGACTTTAATGCACCTTCCTGCTATTGTCCCTGCATGAATATTGGCAACATTGTTGAATATATAGACCAGCAAAAAATTATTTCTGCGGTTATTTTAAGTGAAGCAAAAGGAAAACTTCGGCTGCTCAATGAAAACAGTCGGGAAGTCAGCTTTTCCGAAAAACGTCTTGCACATGTTTCCGAGACAGAGCTGGATACAAGACTGCCCAAAACAACTTTGGTATCCCACCTCAAACAGGTAACAAAAACCCGCAGAGAACTATCAGCGTCTATTGATATCAAGGGTTTATGGGAAATCCTTCATGATGATCCCCAGGAAATTGATATTTCCGCCATGACGTTATTCTGCTTTGACCCCCCTTTGACCCCAGATCACGAAGCAGCCGTTATTCGAGCCTTTTTTAATGACCGCCTCTATTTCAAATTTAACAAAGTAATTTTTTTACCTTTCACACAAGCTCAGGTTGAGGCAAAAAAACGGCAAATCAGGGATGAAGAACGAAAGAATGCCCTAATCACAAAAGGCGCAGATTGGCTGGTCCGGCTTCGGGATCAAGATGATGTCAGTGAAGAACAGGATCCTGTTCTCCTGAAAATTTTAAAAGACTATTATATTTTCGGCAATGATGCAGAAAAAGCATTTATAGCAAAAAAAATCATCAAACAAGCAGGCCTTAGCTCCCCTGATCGATTGTTTGAACTTTTTGTAAAAGCCGGTATCTGGGATGTGGATGAAAACCTGGACCTGTTATCCCTGCAAATTCCCACTTCATTTTCAACCAAGGAGAGCCAGGCAGCTGACCAACTGTGCAAAACTGCCCCCCTGGTATATAACGATCCCAAGCGCAAGGATCTGACAAATCTGCCCTTAATTACCATTGACGGCCAGTCCACCCAGGATTATGACGACGCCATCAGCCTTGAAACAACGGAAAACGGATATCGGCTTGGCATTCATATTATTGATGTCGGGGCCTGCATCCGTAACGGGGACACTATTGATATGGCCGCCAGGGAGCGTGCCTCGTCCATTTACATGCCCGACGACAAACTGCCCATGATTCCACCCAGTCTGTCCGAAGATCTGTGCAGTCTCAAGGAGGGTCAGTTGCGGCCGGGGGTTTCAACCCTGGTACAGATGAACCGTTTTTTTGAAGTACAGGACTATCAAATTGTTCCTTCGGTGATCAAGGTTCACCAGCAGATGAGTTATACCGAGGCCAATATTGTAAACGGTAAAAACGACCCCATCACTACACTTTACAAAATGGCAACCGTACTGCGGGAAAAACGGCTCAAAGCCGGGGCCATCCAGATCACCCTGCCCGAGGTCAATGTATGGCTGGATGACAATAAAAATATCCATTATACAAAAGTGGACCGGGAAAA encodes the following:
- a CDS encoding Smr/MutS family protein, coding for MTKKNTRKNKQKLKHKKDLPKLASDTDFIEAFLMDGEEDLKENKEKLKNSVEPKKNLNKHGLPFLDDYETWMNKNIGHHTSSDDKTAEQGLTAPESKEPFSTLLKAFLEHNRPPRHTPKPMPLKRRLKRYPPPEANLDLHGFTAIGAQLKARSFISSAHVQGFFTLRIIVGKGLHSEGAPVLPHVVEDLLKEMKKENIVLYFKWEGAKKSKFGAVLVYLKRFDH
- a CDS encoding cytochrome c3 family protein, whose translation is MTSQRDLKIAVWIMIVLLVTGIVCYASFSSPVPDNPVRLMFQNKAGKVLFTHLMHTDDYSLDCLDCHHNLEDGEIYNCSECHEQEGDEDMPSRADAFHAQCKGCHEDYGAGPVECNACHAQ
- a CDS encoding 4Fe-4S dicluster domain-containing protein; protein product: MIKRSLFALSKPRLTYDLLDTSVQSADEIAVPGSLTLLLPEKIDSAKKALIGPGDAVKKGQKLKLYDDSIPYVLSPVAGTIKGFDSYSDDFGNAATYILVKPDPSAKGDDQWAQTDLVQTLEFAADYLGQIPGALPVSTLTNPNYNIRTIVVTGADTDILCDTCQFVCTAYAGLMVAGAKILKAITRADRICITVPENLSAQVDLDGFNVLRTSDTYPSNLPAMVMKDHLGKELSPGATPEDEGVCFIRPEALVSLARTYETGQPVFDKIITLIDKGGKRCRVKATIGTPISKIFSCFNVQINERDRIIIGGPMRGYATYTVHHPVVPDMDTIIVQDRDVVPELSDNACVNCGECIRVCPANIPVNLLVRYLEANLYEEAADRFDLESCIECGLCGYVCRARIPLYQYIRLGKHELLTLRENA
- a CDS encoding ribonuclease catalytic domain-containing protein, which gives rise to MLPLFAGFDFNAPSCYCPCMNIGNIVEYIDQQKIISAVILSEAKGKLRLLNENSREVSFSEKRLAHVSETELDTRLPKTTLVSHLKQVTKTRRELSASIDIKGLWEILHDDPQEIDISAMTLFCFDPPLTPDHEAAVIRAFFNDRLYFKFNKVIFLPFTQAQVEAKKRQIRDEERKNALITKGADWLVRLRDQDDVSEEQDPVLLKILKDYYIFGNDAEKAFIAKKIIKQAGLSSPDRLFELFVKAGIWDVDENLDLLSLQIPTSFSTKESQAADQLCKTAPLVYNDPKRKDLTNLPLITIDGQSTQDYDDAISLETTENGYRLGIHIIDVGACIRNGDTIDMAARERASSIYMPDDKLPMIPPSLSEDLCSLKEGQLRPGVSTLVQMNRFFEVQDYQIVPSVIKVHQQMSYTEANIVNGKNDPITTLYKMATVLREKRLKAGAIQITLPEVNVWLDDNKNIHYTKVDRENPSRMLVSEMMILANTLMAEFLKNNDMPGVFRSQAQPKQRIFKGIETELMPNFLQRKQLSRAVITTHAEPHAGLGVPAYVTATSPIRRYHDLLTQRQIKAILGIGTPYSSKDLDNILASISVAVSNTGRIQAARKRYWVIKYLQDLRGESFEGLVLDAYRDHYNVLLKEFMLESRLPTSGLKLKSGDRIQVTIQHADARRGQLTLFAV
- a CDS encoding FAD-dependent oxidoreductase, giving the protein MIPAILLMLGIGATCGIVLSLSSKIFYVYEDPRIAQVENNLAGANCGGCGYAGCSAAAEAVVLGKEPPTVCVINSKEGVEAVSRIMGVDAGAAEAPLSYNMCEGGNRAANKYHYMGVSSCKAMAAVFGGHRVCTVGCIGLGDCIKACQFSALHMGPNGYPVVDDNKCVGCGACQKACPKDIIQVKTLSEKLMEFNQEQGALAPCSQTCPAEINIPKYISEIKAGKYDEAVQTIRMRNPLLLSCGRVCPHPCEDMCRRGIEDEPVSINQLKRFVADYEMNSGSRIPITCAPDTGKKVAVIGGGPAGLSCAYFLRRIGHQVDIFDAMPKLGGIIRYGIPEYRLPKKVLDWEIQGILDLGINAFTQVKFGSDFGLSSLVATGYHAVFMGIGAWKDYALGIEGEDLNGCYKGIDWLSKFASGQEMKLGKSAAIVGGGNSAIDCVRTLMRLGLEKVYIVYRRTRNEMPANAVEIVAAEEEGIDFVFLAAPTRVIGDDEGKVKGLEYLQMELGEPDASGRRRPIPIEGSETVLDVDMVISAISQAPDPSFKDNDSTPRMKDLEMTRWNTIDNNPETLQSSIPYIFTGGDSATGPSLVVTAIGGGRRAARSIDLFLKGKPVEPVENSLQGKRIPESIFKKVDGITPSKRAKMPEIPVSQRLDSMIEVDLVLPEDQALAEADRCLNCCRICYNPDTEFPIAK
- a CDS encoding RnfABCDGE type electron transport complex subunit D; its protein translation is MTNTKLIVSHAPFWHNGDTLFQQNLNFIIALIPAALFGILHFGAPAIGVLTLATSSAMLWEVIMSVLSKKKMAIGNMESAVIGLLFGMMVPATMPWWVVITGTFIAVILGKFVFGGTGGNPFHPTLVGIAILTMSWPAFLDFDTAYVSYQFDFTALAPLVALKSQGTSALASFSNYDLLMGNEVGGIGSTFGLGIIIGGIYLMLTGYSRWEIVVAFIAGVLITATIFFALHPDAYAPPLFHLFAGYTLLGAFFLAVENSSSPVNRIPMLIYGFLGGFMVILVRNIGIYPDGTVLAILLINLINPLIDIIRPKALGKGVSNA
- the rsxE gene encoding electron transport complex subunit RsxE, whose product is MAQSLVKEFTKGLWVEIPLFRLVLGLCPALAVTKTCENGIGMGVATTFVLLFSNILVSMLRNIIPTKVRIACYIVIIATFVTIVEFMMQAYMYELFLKLGIFIPLIVVNCIVLGRAEAFAGKNTVLPSAADGLGMGIGFTLALSSLGAVRELIGAGTLTVWGGTPLFTIGHGYIPFQFMVEAPGAFIGLGLMLCLMNLIGQK
- the mltG gene encoding endolytic transglycosylase MltG gives rise to the protein MPKQDQSPKKKPDKPHKKIKKTVLFSAIFCVCFAAVAGAAMLWMFFFIKAPAGTRSQPVTFTVSSGQHLSIIAQNLKDQDLISNLIAFKLYVRIKKATTRIKAGEYEMNTGMSPQTIVNILTLGKNKLYRLTIPEGLNMEEISTLAQEAGLCSRKQFLSLCNDLEFINQLELPGMTLEGYLFPDTYFFSKETDCKTLIKKMIYTFNKTFNDKWKARAKKIGLSVHEVIILASIIEKETGNGKERSIISSVFHNRLKRQMRLESDPTVIYGISDYHGRIRYKHLRRVTPYNTYKINGLPAGPIANPGAQALKAALYPAQTNYLFFVSKNDSTHKFSTNLKDHNKAVKKYQLNQ
- a CDS encoding electron transport complex protein RnfA yields the protein MGDLFVLAISCIFINNILLAQFLGNCPFLGTSKKMETAVGMGMAVVFVLVMAGMITWIVDTYLLKALDVEFLRTVSFILVIASLVQFVEMFLKKSIPGLYAGLGIFLPLITTNCAVMGVCLINIKDEYSFIEALVSSFSYAVGFGLALVLFAGVRERVILARVPKPLQDTSIGLMTAGMIALIFTVFRGMV
- the rnfG gene encoding RnfABCDGE type electron transport complex subunit G, coding for MREMLSMIVVLTVLTAVSGGLLAAVKVKTEPQIEEQVLKFQKAPAIEAIFADATNDPIQERFNVKAEGIELQVFPTTLTDGVKAVAFEAKGTGFGGPIGLMMGVNLDTDEIIAVRVTTHSETPGIGSRAKEDLSFVTQFAGMTMASNFGIKNQGGDIDAMSGATVTSVGVSQAAVAAQDLYKKLKPEIVKHMN